TCGCGGAACACGGAGCAACAGTAACAGTAAGGTCGCTTACTTCGCCGACAGCGGGTAAGCGCAGCGCCGCGGCGGAGTGCGTGGCGCCGGCCAGCGCGGCCGCCAGCAGCGCGTTGCAGTCCTCGCGGAACACGGAGCAACAGTAACAGTAAGGTCGCTTACTTCGCCGACAGCGGGTAAGCGCAGCGCCGCGGCGGAGTGCGTGGCGCCGGCCAGCGCGGCCGCCAGCAGCGCGTTGCAGTCCTCGCGGAACACGGAGCAACAGTAACAGTAAGGTCGCTTACTTCGCCGACAGCGGGTAAGCGCAGCGCCGCGGCGGAGTGCGTGGCGCCGGCCAGCGCGGCCGCCAGCAGCGCGTTGCAGTCCTCGCGGAACACGGAGCAACAGTAACAGTAAGGTCGCTTACTTCGCCGACAGCGGGTAAGCGCAGCGCCGCGGCGGAGTGCGTGGCGCCGGCCAGCGCGGCCGCCAGCAGCGCGTTGCAGTCCTCGCGGAACACGGAGCAACAGTAACAGTAAGGTCGCTTACTTCGCCGACAGCGGGTAAGCGCAGCGCCGCGGCGGAGTGCGTGGCGCCGGCCAGCGCGGCCGCCAGCAGCGCGTTGCAGTCCTCGCGGAACACGGAGCAACAGTAACAGTAAGGTCGCTTACTTCGCCGACAGCGGGTAAGCGCAGCGCCGCGGCGGAGTGCGTGGCGCCGGCCAGCGCGGCCGCCAGCAGCGCGTTGCAGTCCTCGCGGAACACGGAGCAACAGTAACAGTAAGGTCGCTTACTTCGCCGACAGCGGGTAAGCGCAGCGCCGCGGCGGAGTGCGTGGCGCCGGCCAGCGCGGCCGCCAGCAGCGCGTTGCAGTCCTCGCGGAACACGGAGCACCCGGGGTTGTTCAGCGCGTAGGCGTGCGCTGCGGCCTGGAGAAAGAACATGTGTCTTACTATTGACGGCCAAACGAGTACCGGACGAGTTGAACTAGTCGTTACACGGTATCAAACCTGTAGCTGTACCTAAATCGTGTGTTTATAGTTgtcacgtatttttttattagattttaaaATGAGTGTCCTCTTGGTATCGGTAGTGATGGCAAGCTCGATGGCAGACTGCAAAATTGATCAAAAAGTTTCACCAGGTGTATATCTTAATATCGTTCACTTGAATAAATCATCACATTTACTcctggtaggtaggtaggaaggTGTAGCTGTGTGTGTAATCATGTCATCATATTTACCTCGACGTGTTCGACAGCCCAGCGACACGAAGCGATCCCCGCAGCGTGCAAGCCGGCCGACAGCCCCCCGCAGCCCGCGAACACGTCCAACGTTCTTAACGGCCGCGTTTCCGCTTCCGCCGCCGCTGCCGCCTCCGCTTTCCCTTTCCCCTTGCCCTTCCCCTTCCCTTTATCTTTCCGCTCCGCCCGCCCGATATTCGCCGCGTGCTCCGGCACTTCCGAGAACTTTCCTGAAGCTTTATCGTACGCCTGTCGGAAGTAGAACCTATTCGGATCTTTCGATAACCACTCTTGATGGTTTCCCGGTATGTTTTCTTCGTAAATGAGCTGGCAGGGGCCGGCGACGGCGCTGAAAGGAACCTCCCGGATATCGTCGGTCCAGTATACGAGATTGAGGTCGCTGTGTCGGGCCTCGGGAAGGACATTTTCCGGTCGCAGGAGCAGACGAACTTTAAGCAAGATATCCTGCGGTGCGACCAGTCGTTGGTCGCCCCGAGCGACTACTGCCGCTATGTGTCCTACGCAGAATGGTTCTCCCGTATCAATGTTGGAGCCTCGAAGGTTGTTATCGCTTTTCCGAtagtattctgtataaattgaCTCATCCACCTTTTCTAGTTTAGCCCTATCAGGATTTAACTCCTTGGTCTTCAATTTGAAAGTGTCCGGCTTGAGGAAGACACCGCTACCCTTCTTATATATGTGGTCCAGCCACGAGACGTAGCTCCATTCAGATCTGTTCGATTCTTTCACGAATTCAGACTTTACTGCTAACTTATCAAAGAGTTTCGGTATGTTCTTGCCGTCGCGCTTAGTCTTACGCTCGCAAGAGGGACAGAAGCGGTGTTCACGCAACGCGTTAGGGCAAGGCGGGTCTGCCGGTAAATCCTCAAAGCGCGCGGTGAAGCGTTCATAACACTTCTTATAGAAGTAAGTTTTTCCATCATCCTCAAATCCTTCGTCCTGCACTTCTTTCCCTCCTAGCCCGAACCAGTCATTAGGTATCTCTCGCTTTTCGACATTGGCTTTCCTTAAAATAGACGATAGTGGAGCTCCATGGCAACATCTGTCTCCTAGGAAAACTTCTCTTGGATCACCTACTTCGCCTAAGACAGTGTCTGTAGCTCTTATAAATACTTCTGCATGAAAGTAGCCCGATTTAGGATTACTGATCTCCATCCACATATAGACAACTCTAGCAACAAGAGCGGGTATTTTAGCCTGCGCAGTTTCTACCATAACATAATCGCCGTTACATAATTCCGATCCATCAATTTCGACTTTATCATAATAAACTTTGGTTGCATCTGCTTTGACAGCTTTCCCAATCCATTTAATTTTCCTAGTGCCGGAGCCGGTGAGTTTAACAGGCACGACGTCTTCAACACGGTCGTCAAGTCTGTCTGGTTCATCCTCCTCGTTATCTGAATCATCAGCCTGTTGTACCGCCATGTTAGGGCACCTACGGCGCACACAGGCTTGCTTGGAGCGCCCCTGCCCACCAAATTTAGCCATAGCGCGGCACGCGTTACACTCCCCACAATCCGGCAGTTGACACGCTTCACACACCCCACATCTCTTCCTTCTCAACACTAACTCGTGGTTAGTTTTATCGAGCTGATCAGTGAAGAAGCTTTCGAAAGTTTTTCTCACTAAAGGCGTCGTGGTTGCCTTTGTCCACGCCTTCTTATCTATCTTTTTATAGTCAATTTTAGCGCGTATTTTCCGTTTGCCGAACTTGATACCCATGAGCTTGATGAGCTCGCGCATGCAGGGCAGTGTAATCAGAGGGGCTTCATCCTCGTCAGCCTCTAAGCTGACAACTTGATCACAAACGAACTGAGCATGTTTATGCAACATCTCTTCAGTCATTTGTTTATCGCCTAACTCTGGAATGATTGCTTCTCTTATAACCTCCAGAAGATCTTCGTAGTTTGGCTGCAGGTAGTGGAACTCTTCCAAGTACTCTACAACAACTTTGCTGATCCATATTTTCTCGTACAGGTTGTTCATTAAGGATGTGTACTCGGGGCTGGGGTTCATGAGATTGTATTCCCCAAATTCGGTAGACAGGGTGATGCAGTTCCTGCTCCCGCCGTCAAAGCCGTGGATAAACCTGGTAACAAAACagcattttttatgtatatagtcAATACAGTTAGTGTTTAATtggatttaaactttaaaccaaattaaaaaaaaaaaacggctgaAAATTTGGCtacactagatggcgttgactatTTATGTGGCTTTGATTGCACTTTCCCTGCATTGGCAAAgttgtaacatggcaaacctgcatagtgcagccaccgcgcgcactggccggctgtaaaaaaaaattaagccattcgcccgtcttttgttttttctcataatttttctctgggaattttgttgcaaataacccacaactgattactaatatttatttaatgtgactccatgcttatgtgatttgtgttaaaagtattaatacgatagtaatacgagggctgcgtctaatgcaggtaaaatttgtatagtattaagtttatgtttaaattaaacctaatccaagtcttatttgtacgtcactggttttttgtaactgaatgaGGCTTGGGTTAGGTTTCAACCCGGAAACTAAGAACgcacgattgttgcagccctttcttttggtttaaaactgaagacgcatgattgaagctacttattttctggatattcgctcctgaagtttttatctgcttgcgcctggtgagcccgcgtagcccgcagttgctactaccgctgcggaaattcatcgttcggctcgacgaagattggaaatcgaaaacgttaaggccagtgacgatattttattggttttgactcgtgtactgacagaaattagtttaatttattgtacatattttattattatattgttttactataagaacctagttttcattttctaccgctctagttagccggctacaAAGTAAACAGTTATTTTGAtggaaaacattatttttacccCACTTCTTCTTccttctcgtgtcgatggtttcagacTTTCTGACTGTGCGGGACCATAAGGTAGGGACATTTATCGCCATGTCCGTTGCATCACGGAGTGATCGCATGTATTTGTATTCGCATAATGTTACCCCACTGCAGTAGTTGTTACACCCATTTCTATAGCACGCCCTGCAACCCAAACAGCTACGATTTTATGATTAGGTATCCTGTTGTGGGATTGACAAaggctataaacattttttttttttttttttactttatttagaacacaaacagtcacatatacaaatgggtttgaagtacaaatgtacttaacatacttaagaaaacagacctggaggttcattagtaagtacataatgttaacatacacactaaacagcaaagataaaaaggagataaaagaaaaacatgagcctacggttgtcctaccggaaagccggaaagttacatttatacatttacttatttatatttatacttgacatattaaaacaacttatgtctaagtttcattctaagactagacagggaagtgtgaaaaggatcaatgtcatgtaggtgcttattataataatttgggaCTCGTCTGAAAAATGTGTCtgaaaaatttttatttttttaatacatgatttttcatttttctaaTTTGTTTGTGTGTGATGTATTATAAGCTGTGTGAGGTGTGCAATTAAGAGTATTGTATGAAGTTAGTTACatgaatattataataacaGTTACCATTCAATAATGGGGCCAACATCCTTAACCGGCACGGATTCCTCATCTATCTCCGGCGACTCCGAGCATATAGACTTCAAGTATCCCGACATGTATATCCGCAAGTCACTCTCCACAAGGCCCCCGTCTATGGGCACCAGGTGGCCCTCTCGGTCGAATATTGAGAAGCCGGTGATATTTGTTTGGGGCCGCTCCATAATGTCACCTTCGTCACCTGTAGAAACCAAGTTTGCTGTTAATAATTGCTGCTAGTATCTTTATTACAGTTATAggtgcaaatttaaaaaaaatgtcggtATATGACGCAATTTAAATACTTCTGAAAAAGCTAAGATGCCATGTGCCATATGCCATGTGCCATAATACGCGTCACGTCGCCGACAAAAGTTGAATGTTCCTATTATTCCTATATGTATTGTGTCACCATATAAGACTAAACCTAAATTAGCCTGAGGCATTGTTCCCAGGACACTGGCCGCGTTCCCCCTCTGCATAGTGAAGCTGTTTTTGCGCAAAAAggtgtttataaaaaaatgcatatgGTAACATCCACATGATATGTTGCAGCGAAGCAGGGATGATATGAGATACTTTTGGGATGGGAGGAATAATAGTGAAAAGTGACGCCCTCATTATCCCAGGGGAattctaggtttttttttacaagagaGTTCCGAAAAATACAAGATGGCAAGGGAGTACCAGTATAAAAAAAGATTGGGAACCCCTGCCTGTTTAGTTAACCCAGAGGGCTCAAAAGGGGCAAAGCTAAGAATACAACAGGATATATTCTATGAGCTGACAATGAGAAAATAGTACAGTAATTAGAGTCCGACCaggctaactctgcatggcatttgcaatgacaaggtGTGGAAATGCCATCACACTgccatcattaatgtcaaacttttatgaaataggatgtttataataaaactacCTCACTTTGTTTTATTCAAGTTGGTGAGAAGTGAGCTTAGACAGACAggcttattctgattttaatagaagcttatgaattagatctggattagttatgaatctgatctgtcagtgtcaaaagtgacgttttagTTGAAGATATGTCACTTTTGAGcagggatcggaaccggttttatgcaaaaacttcaaaataaccatatatttcgaattattGTATACTCCATAAATGTAGTACTCAGTTGTGttttaggtaacgacttcgtatttagattgcccaattagaaatgaaataatcaaCAAAGAACGGAAAAATACCggtttcgttcccatacaaaaaataccggtatccgatccctgcTTTTGACACTAATAGATCAGATCCATAACtgatccagatctaattcataacatattattcaaaattaaaatcagaatacgcctgggACTTTGGCTTACCAGCGGCAAGAACAAGTTTCTCATTGGTCAACGCTATAAATTCTTCCACAGCATCCTGTGGGTGTCCTTGGAAATATATAATGTCTGAGTTGTTTATAAACTGTCCGCAAGTATTACATCTCTCCATATCAGGTTCTGGAAGGCTGCTTTTCTCATTTGATTGGAGACTGTTCTTTTCATCTTGTTCAGCTGTTTTTTCATCATAATTATGATTTTCATCACTATCAGCCTTTATTACACCATTTTTGCCATTGGTTAAGCTTTCTTGTGCATCAGAGTTATTTTTAGGTGTAATGTTGATGTCAATTTTATCATCAGATGAAGTTAGATTATTTGTCTCTTCACCATTAGTTTTACCCATATTTTCGTCATCTAAACCGATGTCTTCGTCTTTGATTGCATCAGTTGTAACGTCTTTTATGTCAGCCGCACATACCACATCATTTTCTTCAGCATCATCAAGTGATTCATCCAGATTTGTCTTTAGCTTTTTCTGCAAAGAAATTGTTGATGAGATATATAAAAACGTGTGTCATGGTCTAAGATacgctataaaaatatataaataaatgatagatAATATTCACATTGACACATTGTAAATAGGTCGGTCAATGTGAATATTATCTATCCTTTATTTCTTATCACCGGGGTATATATTTCTTATAATGTATCTCCTACTATCAGTATCATACTGATATACATAGATTGAGGAGAACTAAGATTTTGATAAGTACCTAtagacacagggcggacacgctatacgaCGGGattcgggacgagtgaagaatgacatttccgcacgtgtatcgaacgacgttttttaatacagttgcgaaaaaataagaaaaacaacaatatcgaatgttgcatttggaaacttagcttgcaataagaaaataaataataaaataaaatttctttatttcggacaaatgcatccatagagtgttagtactacaagcaaaatcttaatctagtgttagtatttaatacaataggtacctacttatattataaattgaaatacacTTTTAATTTGCTCGGTCCAGTGCTTGAGGATCGGACACTCAAACCTATCGGCAATTTCtcttagaatgctgttgggactacATCTCACACGACTTAGTAATGAGactatatttttacgtaatatagTCTCAAAACCATCCGTGCGAGCTGCCACAAACATGCCCGATGCAGAGCACCTGCTGGGCAGTCCCATCAGCATTCTAAAAGAATTGTTGTACTGTACGCGCATGGCGTTGTATGCTCGTTTCGTGTACCggacccacaggctgctcgtgtacAAGGATCGACAGTATGATTTAAATAGTGTGATTTTTACATCATGTGAgcaacgagcaaacctgcgggtAATCATATTACTCCGAACCGCCAAcgccctgcgctccctttcTAAGTCTAAATCATCCTTTAGGTCGCTCGTGAGAACGTGTCCCAGGTATTTAACCTTGTCCACAACTTGCAATGGGCTAGAGTTCAACAAAATAGGTAACGTCGGAAAAAAcgtctcttctttgacaggcgtttcggcagctattcgtacgtctaccttccatagctatttcgttccattcagacaacttattaataacggtttttaaatcttcaatattaaaaaataaacgtgttataatgatgaagaggtatctaataaaatatgaaatatgtatatttttcgtattcttacattaacagtaggtttttatgttggttacgacgtttaaaggaaactgatcaataagtagtcatgaattggaacaagtataaatttaaaaaaattggaaaagtaaaaagcactagttcgcgaataccaactttccgcacgctaaacagctacgtaaagtagcactttttgagcaactgtattaaaaaaatagtactgagcggccggcaaacggccgtcaatctgctgtcgcggggcgaggtaattcgagtcgggacggggctgtgcgtggccgttctgtgtgataatactattacttattctgtgctatagaTCACCATCAAAGACAAGTTCAGAGGAGTCCTACAAGAGGGTCATATATTGTGCCAtggaatttttgtattttagttttatgtcaCTTGAAGATATATGTTATAATTGTATGGGATGtctaaattttttttctttgttactGTTCTTGGACTTATTGCTAAGGGTGAATgagttgttttatttgtaattaatttgagatgggtttttaaagaAAGTTTTTCTTACTGAAGTAAGTTTAGCATCTTCTGACGGACTCCGGCCTCTCTTCACAGCAAGCATGCTGGTAATTGACAGCTGCTTTCCATTGGATGACCTTAATTTTGCTCtgtaaatacaaaaacaaaaatattaaatattgtttttttttaccaattagCTTAGATTGAACTGaccactttcagtgccaagcaCCCCATTTCCAATACAAAATTTACACAGCGAGCATGTTCTTGGCAGTCAATGTGTTAATAGAGCAAAAAGTATATGTATCTTGTAAGATACTAGCGACCCGTCCCGGCTTcccacgggttacacaaaaccttaacattttatacacctaaaccttcctcaagaatcactatattCATTGGTGAACACCGCGTGAAAattcgttcagtagttttcaaaTGTATTCTGAACATACACACTAACAGACGTGGCAGGGAAATTTGTTTCATTTGGTGTAGCAATGTTGCCAAGAAAAGGGAAAATATTTAACAGTCTGGCTATGattaaagaataacaacaatTTAGTCGTAAGTATTCCATGAATTTCCTTAATAACTGGGCAGTGACAAACCACAACTCCGCCTCCCAGCATTCTCAGAAGAaatatagggatgatgacacatgttgaattttatatcaaaatctagtaaaataaatgcaaatgagcaatttattgcaataatgtggatattaaaacaatatatggaaatgataaaaaaatacaggacctaaaaatttcaaaatttaaagtttttttttaacatccaaaaagaaataaagtaagggtaccattcgattccttacattttatccaaaaaaagattatacagcaactatatgcataaagGCAGTATTTCACCGGCAAAATCGCAATttgacttattttccatacttcaagatgggctctcagtgaccttgacatcACATTCACTTAtagttttgttaggagcgtttcgcgagtgaagtacgactgtcagactttgactatAATTTCTGAATTCTGTATTGATTGAATGCtgtgggtcccatatagacatttgatcccaaaaataaacctgatgattgataccattaataaaaatttgtcatctaggcTATTATATGAGGCTATTAAATGATACTCAGGCGGAGTGCTTTTCACTATTTAAGCAGTATTCAGTTATCCAATCTTGGACCTTGGCTTCTCTCTATTATAAGGTCTTCCCTATAATAAGCCACTTTGCATAAGTTTTTATACAAATGGCTTCATTGTCAAAAAATTACTACTTGGGGCTATAAGCTCAATGTAACCAGGCATGTAGTCGATAAACCTGAAAGGTACGGCGGTATGCATCTCTATATAAGTTCCCATGCCATGGAGGtggcctttttttttaatgttaacaatGAGGCAGGCAATCGAGTTGTATTTATTTGACACAATTCATGCATAAAATTTGTTATTCTTCCATTTGGACTTACTTGTTAGGTGTGGTTTTTATGTTCTTGGTTGATTTCGGACTGCCACCGTTGTCATGATTTTTCTGAATTATATTCGACTTCGAAGGCATAGTTCCCTAAATATTTTAACC
The window above is part of the Cydia strobilella chromosome 12, ilCydStro3.1, whole genome shotgun sequence genome. Proteins encoded here:
- the LOC134746004 gene encoding DNA (cytosine-5)-methyltransferase 1-like — translated: MPSKSNIIQKNHDNGGSPKSTKNIKTTPNKAKLRSSNGKQLSITSMLAVKRGRSPSEDAKLTSKKLKTNLDESLDDAEENDVVCAADIKDVTTDAIKDEDIGLDDENMGKTNGEETNNLTSSDDKIDINITPKNNSDAQESLTNGKNGVIKADSDENHNYDEKTAEQDEKNSLQSNEKSSLPEPDMERCNTCGQFINNSDIIYFQGHPQDAVEEFIALTNEKLVLAAGDEGDIMERPQTNITGFSIFDREGHLVPIDGGLVESDLRIYMSGYLKSICSESPEIDEESVPVKDVGPIIEWFIHGFDGGSRNCITLSTEFGEYNLMNPSPEYTSLMNNLYEKIWISKVVVEYLEEFHYLQPNYEDLLEVIREAIIPELGDKQMTEEMLHKHAQFVCDQVVSLEADEDEAPLITLPCMRELIKLMGIKFGKRKIRAKIDYKKIDKKAWTKATTTPLVRKTFESFFTDQLDKTNHELVLRRKRCGVCEACQLPDCGECNACRAMAKFGGQGRSKQACVRRRCPNMAVQQADDSDNEEDEPDRLDDRVEDVVPVKLTGSGTRKIKWIGKAVKADATKVYYDKVEIDGSELCNGDYVMVETAQAKIPALVARVVYMWMEISNPKSGYFHAEVFIRATDTVLGEVGDPREVFLGDRCCHGAPLSSILRKANVEKREIPNDWFGLGGKEVQDEGFEDDGKTYFYKKCYERFTARFEDLPADPPCPNALREHRFCPSCERKTKRDGKNIPKLFDKLAVKSEFVKESNRSEWSYVSWLDHIYKKGSGVFLKPDTFKLKTKELNPDRAKLEKVDESIYTEYYRKSDNNLRGSNIDTGEPFCVGHIAAVVARGDQRLVAPQDILLKVRLLLRPENVLPEARHSDLNLVYWTDDIREVPFSAVAGPCQLIYEENIPGNHQEWLSKDPNRFYFRQAYDKASGKFSEVPEHAANIGRAERKDKGKGKGKGKGKAEAAAAAEAETRPLRTLDVFAGCGGLSAGLHAAGIASCRWAVEHVEAAAHAYALNNPGCSVFREDCNALLAAALAGATHSAAALRLPAVGEVELMCGGPPCQGFSGMNRFNSREYSNFKNSLVATYLSFCDYYRPKYFILENVRNFVAFKKGMVLKLTLRTLLDMGYQCTFGVLQAGNYGVPQTRRRLIIMAAAPGFKLPLYPEPTHVFSRRACSLTINIDGKRFVSNIQWEDSAPRRTCTIRDAMSDLPDISNGASKIEIEYGSMPVSHFQRMIRSKDENAKLRDHICKNMAPLIVARISRIPTTPGSDWRDLPNISVTLSDGTKCKVLQYRHIDKSSRNGERRGVCACAGGGACDPADRQENTLIPWCLPHTANRHNNWAGLYGRVCWDGYFSTTVTDPEPMGKQGRVLHPQQPRVVSVRECARSQGFPDTYLLAGSVLDKHRQVGNAVPPPLGEALGREIKKAFQLSTTKA